A section of the Trichomycterus rosablanca isolate fTriRos1 chromosome 6, fTriRos1.hap1, whole genome shotgun sequence genome encodes:
- the glyctk gene encoding glycerate kinase, which yields MARVLKLSRSVLHWRPLWVRSMSTLEERARTMFAAAVEGVQPDSIVRRALQRRGNDLLVAEHSFSLSNNVHLVGFGKAVLGMAAETERIVGDHLVQGLVSVPHGIQETLQHHNKLNMLLGPSSKIKVMEGAKHNLPDPDAQRSAQSIQELARTLTEKDLLLVLISGGGSALLPAPIPPITLQEKQDVTRRLAASGATIQELNTVRRALSLLKGGGLARLAYPGKVVALILSDIIGDPLDLIASGPTVCSKTSAEEVWAILDRYNLSVTLPLSVKDVLNQEGSQQKNKPHEDHILNAVIGSNAIALECASRKARDLGFRPVILSPGVCGDVGSVAQLYGLLSRFACTPGPEPPELAYEILKLGPQVGVETWDLCRTMKQLEDAREESWCTTCLLAGGEPTVQLLGNGRGGRNQELALRVGLELCRKEEKSAAVFLSGGTDGQDGPTEAAGAVCDGNLEVEAKSQELDVDNFLKNNDSFTFFSRLSEGHRLLLPGLTGTNVMDVHVLLLPPPPPHQHQQSN from the exons ATGGCTCGAGTCCTGAAACTTTCACGCTCTGTCCTGCACTGGAGGCCCCTGTGGGTCAGAAGCATGTCCACTTTAGAAGAGCGAGCCCGGACCATGTTCGCCGCCGCTGTGGAGGGAGTCCAGCCAGACAGCATAGTGCGCAGAGCTCTGCAGCGACGAGGGAATGACCTGCTGGTGGCCGAGCACAGTTTCAGTCTGAGTAACAATGTGCATCTGGTGGGATTTGGCAAAGCTGTTCTGggcatggctgcagaaacaGAGAGGATTGTGGGGGATCACCTGGTTCAGGGACTAGTAAGTGTGCCTCACGGAATTCAGGAAACATTGCAGCATCATAATAAGCT GAATATGTTACTTGGCCCCAGCAGCAAGATTAAGGTAATGGAAGGAGCCAAACACAACCTTCCAGACCCAGATGCCCAAAGGTCAGCACAGAGCATCCAAGAACTAGCCAGGACTCTTACTGAGAAAGATCTTCTGCTTGTCCTTATTTCAG GTGGTGGCTCGGCTCTTTTACCTGCTCCTATCCCACCGATAACCTTGCAGGAGAAACAGGATGTGACTCGTCGTCTAGCAGCTTCAGGAGCCACAATTCAGGAGTTAAACACAGTGCGGCGAGCTCTGTCACTGTTAAAAGGTGGAGGCCTGGCTCGTTTAGCTTATCCTGGAAAG GTGGTGGCACTTATTCTGTCAGACATCATTGGAGATCCACTAGATCTCATAGCCAGTGGGCCAACAGTGTGTAGCAAGACATCAGCGGAGGAGGTTTGGGCCATCCTGGACCGCTACAACCTTTCTGTCACTCTGCCCTTGTCTGTAAAAGACGTTCTAAATCAAGAAGGCTCGCAGCAGAAAAATAAGCCACATGAAGACCACATCCTCAATGCTGTAATTGGCTCTAATGCTATTGCTCTGGAGTGTGCTAGTCGTAAAGCGCGCGACTTAGGCTTCCGTCCAGTGATTCTTTCTCCAGGAGTGTGTGGTGATGTTGGATCTGTAGCCCAACTGTATGGGCTGCTGTCTCGCTTTGCCTGTACTCCAGGACCGGAACCTCCGGAGCTTGCATATGAGATCCTCAAACTGGGTCCACAGGTGGGGGTGGAGACCTGGGATCTTTGTCGCACAATGAAACAGTTAGAAGATGCGCGGGAGGAAAGCTGGTGCACCACATGCCTGCTGGCTGGAGGCGAGCCCACCGTTCAACTATTGGGAAACGGCAGAGGTGGGAGGAACCAGGAGCTGGCTCTTCGGGTAGGCCTTGAGCTTTGCAGGAAGGAAGAGAAAAGTGCAGCAGTGTTTCTCAGTGGAGGAACCGATGGCCAGGATGGTCCTACTGAAGCTGCCGGAGCAGTTTGCGATGGAAACCTAGAGGTCGAGGCTAAGAGTCAGGAGCTGGATGTTGATAACTTTCTTAAAAATAATGACTCGTTCACATTTTTCTCACGTCTTTCAGAGGGGCATAGGTTGCTTCTGCCAGGGCTCACAGGTACCAATGTAATGGATGTTCATGTTCTGCTTCTACCACCTCCACCgccacaccaacaccaacagagTAACTAA